In Aedes albopictus strain Foshan chromosome 3, AalbF5, whole genome shotgun sequence, the following are encoded in one genomic region:
- the LOC134291440 gene encoding N-acetylglucosamine-6-sulfatase-like, whose translation MESLLRISLVILAFACVVQAEESAPNFVIILTDDQDVVLNGLNPMIQTQQLIANRGATFLNAFTSSPICCPSRSSLLTGQYAHNVKTFNNSQAGGCYGTHWREKVEPSTFPLLLQQAGYRTFYAGKYLNEYYSKEVPPGWNDWHGLHGNSKYYNYTLNENGQIVTFSDEYLTDVLSNRTVDFLANVQLGVPFFAMVAPPAPHAPYTAAERHKDTFPDVMAPRTKNYNLPCGPLEKHWLLTMPPTPLPADILASIDVSYRKRWQSLLAVDEMVESIVNMLDNRKLLTNTYIIYTSDNGYHMGQFGLPYDKRQPYETDIRVPFLMTGPTIPPKTLVSSPVTLIDIAPTVLELAGLQVPAQTDGASVLNKLYHMTQIEERQILIEYWGEGTLETYNPECPWQKKDKLMLCSLDAGCHCQDAWNNTYSCVRHLADDLDMIYCQFKDNEHFIEAYDLTNDMYQIENIAYDMLPSVRAKYDLAITNLTECVGATCRRIY comes from the exons atggaatctcttCTCAGAATATCACTCGTCATATTGGCTTTTGCCTGCGTCGTTCAAGCCGAAGAAAGCGCTCCCAACTTCGTAATCATTCTGACCGACGACCAGGACGTGGTTCTCAATGGACTG AATCCGATGATCCAGACGCAACAACTGATAGCAAATAGAGGAGCAACTTTTCTGAACGCT TTCACATCATCCCCCATTTGCTGCCCGTCGAGAAGTTCTCTGCTAACAGGACAATATGCGCACAACGTCAAAACTTTTAACAATTCCCAAGCCGGTGGTTGCTATGGAACCCATTGGCGGGAAAAGGTCGAACCATCGACATTTCCCTTATTGCTTCAGCAGGCAGGCTACCGGACGTTCTATGCGGGAAAATACCTCAATGAATACTACTCCAAGGAAGTACCTCCAGGATGGAACGATTGGCATGGACTGCACGGCAACTCTAAGTACTATAACTATACCTTGAATGAAAATGGTCAAATTGTAACGTTTTCGGACGAATATCTGACGGATGTCTTG AGTAATCGTACAGTGGATTTCCTAGCTAACGTCCAACTTGGAGTGCCATTTTTCGCAATGGTCGCTCCTCCAGCACCGCATGCTCCTTACACTGCAGCCGAGAGGCACAAAGATACTTTTCCCGACGTGATGGCACCGAGAACCAAGAACTACAATCTTCCCTGTGGACCACTAG AGAAACATTGGTTACTTACGATGCCGCCGACACCACTGCCTGCGGATATCCTTGCAAGCATAGATGTAAGTTACCGCAAACGCTGGCAATCTCTCCTGGCTGTTGACGAAATGGTGGAATCGATAGTTAACATGCTGGACAATCGAAAACTGTTGACCAACACTTACATCATCTACACATCAGACAATGGGTATCACATGGGACAGTTTGGATTACCGTACGACAAGCGCCAGCCGTACGAAACCGATATCCGGGTTCCATTCCTTATGACAGGACCAACAATTCCACCCAAAACACTTGTTTCCAGTCCGGTGACACTTATAGATATAGCGCCAACCGTTTTGGAACTGGCTGGCTTGCAAGTACCTGCTCAAACTGACGGTGCTTCAGTTTTGAATAAACTGTATCATATGACGCAGATAGAGGAAAGGCAGATATTGATAGAATACTGGGGAGAGGGAACACTAGAAACCTATAATCCAGAATGTCCATGGCAAAAAAAGGACAAACTCATG CTTTGCTCGTTGGATGCTGGGTGCCATTGTCAGGATGCATGGAATAATACCTACAGTTGTGTACGCCATTTGGCTGACGATTTGGATATGATCTATTGCCAGTTCAAAGATAATGAA caTTTTATCGAGGCGTACGATTTGACCAATGATATGTACCAGATTGAAAATATTGCCTACGATATGCTTCCATCCGTACGGGCTAAGTATGATCTCGCAATAACCAATCTAACTGAATGCGTCGGGGCGACTTGTAGACGAATTTATTAG